One genomic segment of Passer domesticus isolate bPasDom1 chromosome 21, bPasDom1.hap1, whole genome shotgun sequence includes these proteins:
- the PALM gene encoding paralemmin-1 isoform X3, which yields MEVVEASTLQQERLQAIAEKRKRQTEIENKRRQLEDDRRQLQHLKSKALRERWLLEGAPASASEEEEAMKKQMQEDEVKTKELEETIQRLEKELEMLENSSSVASTKENLAEAAGKEEKKAEAVPNAQKSPLGTVKADKRVSSSPMKAVEGSEMMKAAMYSVEITVEKDRVTGETKVLSSTTMLPQNHCLQGVKVYEDELKVVHAVSAEDGALQNGAHPLSSSEVDELLHKADEATLSEAAGRQTPAKAGMGGGSAPGSQKPTPRREITGLQATVPAGEGTEPGQEQPVTMIFMGYQNVEDENETKKVLGLEGTIKAELVVIEDAEGKPEPAHKDHTPPNGTALEPAAAQPLGEEGAGGQKPGANATDAKEAEQETDAKKQRCKCCTVM from the exons ATGGA ggtCGTGGAGGCCAGCACCCTTcagcaggagaggctgcaggCCATCGCG GAGAAGCGCAAGCGTCAGACGGAGATCGAGAACAAAAGGCGGCAGCTCGAGGATGACAGgcggcagctgcagcatctcaaG TCCAAGGCTCTGCGGGAGAGATGGCTCCTGGAGGGGGCCCCAGCTTCTGCCTCCGaggaggaagaggccatgaagAAGCAGATGCAGGAGGATGAGGTGAAGAccaaggagctggaggagacCATCCAGAG gctggagaaggagctggagatgCTGGAGAACAGCAGCTCAGTGGCTTCCACCAAGGAGAACCTGGCAGAGGCAGCGGgcaaggaggagaagaaggCTGAGGCTGTCCCCAACGCGCAGAAG AGTCCCCTGGGCACAGTTAAGG cCGACAAGAGGGTCTCCAGCAGCCCCATGAAGGCAGTGGAAGGCAGTGAGATGATGAAGGCGG CCATGTACTCGGTGGAGATCACAGTGGAGAAGGACAGAGTGACTGGGGAGACCAAGGTCCTGTCCAGCACCACCATGCTCCCCCAGAACCACTGCCTGCAGGGGGTCAAAGTGTACGAGGATGAGCTGAAAG TGGTGCACGCGGTGAGCGCCGAGGATGGGGCCCTGCAGAACGGGGCCCACCCCCTGAGCTCCTCCGAGGTCGACGAGCTCCTGCACAAGGCGGACGAGGCCACCCTGAGCGAGGCTGCGGGGCGCCAGACCCCAGCCAAGGCTGGCATGGGGGGCGGCAGCGCCCCGGGCAGCCAGAAGCCGACGCCGCGGCGGGAGATCACGGGGCTGCAAGCAACGGTGCCAGCGGGCGAGGGGACAGAGCCCGGCCAGGAGCAACCCGTCACCATGATCTTCATGGGCTACCAGAACGTGGAGGATGAGAACGAGACCAagaaggtgctggggctggagggcacCATCAAGGCGGAGCTGGTGGTGATCGAGGACGCCGAGGGCAAGCCGGAGCCGGCACACAAGGACCACACGCCGCCCAACGGCACCGCCCTGGAGCCGGCGGCCGCCCAGCCGCTGGGCGAGGAGGGCGCGGGCGGGCAGAAGCCGGGTGCCAACGCCACAGATGCCAAGGAGGCCGAGCAGGAGACAGACGCGAAGAAGCAGCGCTGCAAGTGCTGCACGGTGATGTGA
- the PALM gene encoding paralemmin-1 isoform X1: MEVVEASTLQQERLQAIAEKRKRQTEIENKRRQLEDDRRQLQHLKSKALRERWLLEGAPASASEEEEAMKKQMQEDEVKTKELEETIQRLEKELEMLENSSSVASTKENLAEAAGKEEKKAEAVPNAQKSPLGTVKADKRVSSSPMKAVEGSEMMKAVVHAVSAEDGALQNGAHPLSSSEVDELLHKADEATLSEAAGRQTPAKAGMGGGSAPGSQKPTPRREITGLQATVPAGEGTEPGQEQPVTMIFMGYQNVEDENETKKVLGLEGTIKAELVVIEDAEGKPEPAHKDHTPPNGTALEPAAAQPLGEEGAGGQKPGANATDAKEAEQETDAKKQRCKCCTVM, encoded by the exons ATGGA ggtCGTGGAGGCCAGCACCCTTcagcaggagaggctgcaggCCATCGCG GAGAAGCGCAAGCGTCAGACGGAGATCGAGAACAAAAGGCGGCAGCTCGAGGATGACAGgcggcagctgcagcatctcaaG TCCAAGGCTCTGCGGGAGAGATGGCTCCTGGAGGGGGCCCCAGCTTCTGCCTCCGaggaggaagaggccatgaagAAGCAGATGCAGGAGGATGAGGTGAAGAccaaggagctggaggagacCATCCAGAG gctggagaaggagctggagatgCTGGAGAACAGCAGCTCAGTGGCTTCCACCAAGGAGAACCTGGCAGAGGCAGCGGgcaaggaggagaagaaggCTGAGGCTGTCCCCAACGCGCAGAAG AGTCCCCTGGGCACAGTTAAGG cCGACAAGAGGGTCTCCAGCAGCCCCATGAAGGCAGTGGAAGGCAGTGAGATGATGAAGGCGG TGGTGCACGCGGTGAGCGCCGAGGATGGGGCCCTGCAGAACGGGGCCCACCCCCTGAGCTCCTCCGAGGTCGACGAGCTCCTGCACAAGGCGGACGAGGCCACCCTGAGCGAGGCTGCGGGGCGCCAGACCCCAGCCAAGGCTGGCATGGGGGGCGGCAGCGCCCCGGGCAGCCAGAAGCCGACGCCGCGGCGGGAGATCACGGGGCTGCAAGCAACGGTGCCAGCGGGCGAGGGGACAGAGCCCGGCCAGGAGCAACCCGTCACCATGATCTTCATGGGCTACCAGAACGTGGAGGATGAGAACGAGACCAagaaggtgctggggctggagggcacCATCAAGGCGGAGCTGGTGGTGATCGAGGACGCCGAGGGCAAGCCGGAGCCGGCACACAAGGACCACACGCCGCCCAACGGCACCGCCCTGGAGCCGGCGGCCGCCCAGCCGCTGGGCGAGGAGGGCGCGGGCGGGCAGAAGCCGGGTGCCAACGCCACAGATGCCAAGGAGGCCGAGCAGGAGACAGACGCGAAGAAGCAGCGCTGCAAGTGCTGCACGGTGATGTGA
- the PALM gene encoding paralemmin-1 isoform X2, which yields MEVVEASTLQQERLQAIAEKRKRQTEIENKRRQLEDDRRQLQHLKSKALRERWLLEGAPASASEEEEAMKKQMQEDEVKTKELEETIQRLEKELEMLENSSSVASTKENLAEAAGKEEKKAEAVPNAQKSPLGTVKVVHAVSAEDGALQNGAHPLSSSEVDELLHKADEATLSEAAGRQTPAKAGMGGGSAPGSQKPTPRREITGLQATVPAGEGTEPGQEQPVTMIFMGYQNVEDENETKKVLGLEGTIKAELVVIEDAEGKPEPAHKDHTPPNGTALEPAAAQPLGEEGAGGQKPGANATDAKEAEQETDAKKQRCKCCTVM from the exons ATGGA ggtCGTGGAGGCCAGCACCCTTcagcaggagaggctgcaggCCATCGCG GAGAAGCGCAAGCGTCAGACGGAGATCGAGAACAAAAGGCGGCAGCTCGAGGATGACAGgcggcagctgcagcatctcaaG TCCAAGGCTCTGCGGGAGAGATGGCTCCTGGAGGGGGCCCCAGCTTCTGCCTCCGaggaggaagaggccatgaagAAGCAGATGCAGGAGGATGAGGTGAAGAccaaggagctggaggagacCATCCAGAG gctggagaaggagctggagatgCTGGAGAACAGCAGCTCAGTGGCTTCCACCAAGGAGAACCTGGCAGAGGCAGCGGgcaaggaggagaagaaggCTGAGGCTGTCCCCAACGCGCAGAAG AGTCCCCTGGGCACAGTTAAGG TGGTGCACGCGGTGAGCGCCGAGGATGGGGCCCTGCAGAACGGGGCCCACCCCCTGAGCTCCTCCGAGGTCGACGAGCTCCTGCACAAGGCGGACGAGGCCACCCTGAGCGAGGCTGCGGGGCGCCAGACCCCAGCCAAGGCTGGCATGGGGGGCGGCAGCGCCCCGGGCAGCCAGAAGCCGACGCCGCGGCGGGAGATCACGGGGCTGCAAGCAACGGTGCCAGCGGGCGAGGGGACAGAGCCCGGCCAGGAGCAACCCGTCACCATGATCTTCATGGGCTACCAGAACGTGGAGGATGAGAACGAGACCAagaaggtgctggggctggagggcacCATCAAGGCGGAGCTGGTGGTGATCGAGGACGCCGAGGGCAAGCCGGAGCCGGCACACAAGGACCACACGCCGCCCAACGGCACCGCCCTGGAGCCGGCGGCCGCCCAGCCGCTGGGCGAGGAGGGCGCGGGCGGGCAGAAGCCGGGTGCCAACGCCACAGATGCCAAGGAGGCCGAGCAGGAGACAGACGCGAAGAAGCAGCGCTGCAAGTGCTGCACGGTGATGTGA
- the PRSS57 gene encoding serine protease 57 encodes MSGPRRCSRLPPAQLRLPGAPRHCRRPSSGLGARRARIRSRGPSWVPARHPPPGPGGPRGCGSCWGVPRRVLAVQCPVRGGLEGLHSEPLHDHSLWQCVTPSCECSRSVPPHCGNRRLFAAPFRCPISQPNGRNGQTAAGSPKPPSVGKSARCRVDAEQREETSPLPTASSQSHRGLEGLKEVLSPWRDLSTPTPSSPSGGGSGPVCATMVTAGLFILGLGGSILLPALAGTGTQGSQIIGGKAAAPHSRPFMASIQMDGEHVCGGFLVWPKWVMTAAHCLVPRRSPSVRVVLGAQRLQEPEGSQQIFSVVESIAHPLYDLRAADNDIRLLRLNSSATLNKYVKRIRLPSPRIDLKPGTVCSVMGWGDTSNFGDQPTELMETNTTIVKRSLCRTLWRGKVSANMLCGASRDTTLRGVCTGDSGGPLVFKDKVHGIVSFSGERCGDRRFPDIYTKISNYIDWVHRVVRRFRPREGGLKP; translated from the exons ATGTCGGGACCGCGCCGGTGCTCCCGCCTCCCTCCCGCACAGCTCCGTCTGCCGGGCGCGCCCCGCCACTGCCGCCGCCCATCATCCGGCCTCGGGGCGCGCCGGGCTCGCATCCGCTCCCGGGGTCCCAGCTGGGTCCCGGCCCGCCACCCCCCACCCGgccccgggggtccccggggctgtggcagctgctggggggTCCCCAGGCGGGTCCTGgctgtgcagtgcccggtgcgGGGCGGGTTGGAGGGGCTGCATTCAGAGCCCCTCCACGATCACAGCCTCTGGCAGTGTGTAACCCCCTCCTGTGAGTGCAGCCGCTCCGTCCCGCCCCACTGCGGGAACCGGCGGCTCTTTGCTGCCCCTTTCCGCTGCCCCATTTCCCAACCCAACGGCCGCAATGGGCAAACTGCCGCAGGAAGCCCCAAGCCGCCCTCCGTTGGGAAATCTGCCCGCTGCCGG GTCGATGCAGAACAGAGGGAGGAAACttcccctctgcccacagcatCGTCCCAGAGCCACCGGGGTCTGGAGGGGCTCAAAGAGGT GCTCAgcccctggagggatttaagcACCCCCACCCCGAGCAGCCCCAGTGGTGGTGGCAGTGGCCCTGTCTGTGCCACCATGGTCACAGCTGGGCTCTTCATCCTCGGCCTGGGAGGCTccatcctgctgccagctctggcagGTA CAGGCACCCAGGGGAGCCAGATCATCgggggaaaggcagcagcaccccACTCCCGGCCCTTCATGGCCTCCATCCAGATGGACGGGGAGCACGTCTGCGGGGGCTTCCTGGTGTGGCCCAAGTGGGTGATGACAGCTGCCCACTGCCTCGTTCCCAG GCGCAGCCCCTCGGTGCGGGTGGTGCTGGGGGCCCAGCGGCTGCAGGAGCCCGAGGGGTCCCAGCAGATCTTCAGCGTGGTCGAGTCCATCGCCCACCCGCTCTACGACCTCCGTGCCGCGGACAACGACATCCGCCTGCTCCGG CTGAACAGCTCGGCCACGCTGAACAAGTACGTGAAGAGGATCCGCCTGCCCTCCCCGCGCATCGACCTGAAACCCGGCACGGTCTGCTCCGTGATGGGCTGGGGGGACACCTCCAACTTCGGAGACCAGCCCACGGAGCTGATGGAGACCAACACCACCATCGTCAAGAGGAGCCTGTGCCGGACGCTGTGGAGGGGCAAGGTCTCGGCCAACATGCTGTGCGGGGCCAGCCGCGACACCACGCTGCGGGGAGTCTGTACC GGTGACTCCGGGGGACCCCTGGTCTTCAAGGACAAGGTTCATGGCATCGTCTCCTTCTCTGGGGAGAGATGTGGGGACCGCCGCTTCCCCGATATCTACACCAAGATCTCCAACTACATTGACTGGGTGCACCGCGTTGTGCGAAGGTTCCGCCCTCGGGAGGGGGGGCTGAAGCCCTAG
- the FSTL3 gene encoding follistatin-related protein 3: MPLRLALCLLALCSPAAAHGGICWLQQGKEAKCTMILKTGVTWEECCANGNVDVAWSNYTYPGNKISLLGFLGLVTCHPCKESCEGVVCGPDKVCKMKHGRPQCACAPDCSSLPRKLQVCGSDGYTYRDECDLLTAKCRDHPDLEVMYQGKCKKSCSSVVCPGTHTCVVDQTGSAHCVMCRTAPCPEPTSLDHALCGNNNVTYPSACHLRRATCHRGRSIGVRHYGSCSAAAKFSAETDSVEENYV; the protein is encoded by the exons atgCCGCTGCGGCTGGCGCTCTGCCTGCTGGCGCTCTGCAGCCCCGCCGCCGCGCACG GTGGAatctgctggctgcagcaggggaaggaggcCAAGTGCACCATGATCCTGAAGACAGGCGTGACGTGGGAGGAATGCTGTGCCAACGGCAACGTGGACGTGGCCTGGTCCAATTACACCTACCCAGGCAACAAGATCAGCCTGCTGGGCTTCCTGGGGCTGGTCACCTGCCACCCCTGCAAAG AGAGCTGCGAGGGGGTGGTGTGCGGCCCCGACAAGGTCTGCAAGATGAAGCACGGGCGTCCCCAGTGTGCCTGTGCCCCCgactgctccagcctgccccgCAAGCTGCAGGTCTGCGGCTCCGATGGCTACACCTACCGGGACGAGTGTGACCTGCTGACAGCCAAGTGCAGAGACCACCCCGACCTCGAAGTGATGTACCAGGGCAAATGCAAAA AGTCCTGCTCCAGCGTGGTGTGCCCTGGCACGCACACCTGCGTGGTGGACCAGACAGGCAGCGCCCACTGCGTGATGTGCCGGACGGCCCCCTGCCCCGAGCCCACCAGCCTGGACCACGCCCTGTGTGGCAACAACAACGTCACCTACCCCTCGGCGTGCCACCTGCGGCGAGCCACCTGCCACCGCGGCCGCTCCATCGGCGTGCGCCACTACGGCAGCTGCTcag CTGCGGCCAAATTCTCCGCAGAGACGGACAGTGTGGAGGAGAACTACGTGTGA
- the RNF126 gene encoding E3 ubiquitin-protein ligase RNF126 isoform X2 — protein MAEASPQPGRFFCHCCSAEIAPRLPDYICPRCESGFIEELPEEPRNADNETSSSTSATDQSRHPFENVDQHLFTLPPGYGQFAFGFFDDSFEFPFGSNVQPEDNRDSENRREREHQSRHRYGARQPRARLAARRASGRHEGVPTLEGIIQQLVNGIIAPTTIPNLGLGPWGVLHSNPMDYAWGANGLDAIITQLLNQFENTGPPPADKEKIQALPTIQITQEHVDSGLECPVCKEDYTVGENVRQLPCNHLFHDGCIVPWLEQDRLELPTAFS, from the exons ATGGCGGAGGCGTCGCCGCAGCCGGGCCGGTTcttctgccactgctgctcGGCCGAGATCGCCCCGCGCCTGCCC GACTACATCTGCCCACGGTGTGAGTCTGGTTTTATTGAAGAGCTTCCTGAGGAGCCCAG GAATGCTGACAATGAGACCAGCTCCTCCACGTCAGCCACTGATCAGAGCAGGCATCCTTTTGAG AACGTGGATCAGCACTTGTTCACCTTGCCCCCGGGCTATGGCCAGTTTGCTTTCGGCTTCTTTGACGACAGCTTTGAGTTTCCCTTCGGGTCCAACGTGCAGCCTGAAGACAACCGGGACTCGGAGAACCGGCGGGAGCGCGAGCACCAGTCCCGGCACCGCTACGGCGCCCGGCAGCCCCGCGCCCGCCTGGCCGCGCGCCGCGCCTCGGGCAGGCACGAGGGCGTCCCCACGCTGGAAGG AATTATCCAGCAGCTGGTCAATGGAATTATTGCACCGACCACAATTCCAAACCTAGGCCTGGGCCCTTG GGGAGTCCTGCACTCAAATCCAATGGACTACGCCTGGGGTGCCAACGGCCTGGATGCGATTATCACACAG TTACTGAATCAGTTTGAAAACACTGGACCGCCGCCAGCGGACAAAGAAAAGATCCAGGCCCTCCCCACCATACAGATCACACAGGAGCACGTAG ATTCCGGGTTGGAGTGCCCTGTGTGTAAGGAAGACTACACAGTGGGGGAGAACGTGCGGCAGTTACCGTGCAATCACCTCTTCCACGACGGCTGCATCGTCCCGTGGCTGGAGCAG
- the RNF126 gene encoding E3 ubiquitin-protein ligase RNF126 isoform X1, with amino-acid sequence MAEASPQPGRFFCHCCSAEIAPRLPDYICPRCESGFIEELPEEPRNADNETSSSTSATDQSRHPFENVDQHLFTLPPGYGQFAFGFFDDSFEFPFGSNVQPEDNRDSENRREREHQSRHRYGARQPRARLAARRASGRHEGVPTLEGIIQQLVNGIIAPTTIPNLGLGPWGVLHSNPMDYAWGANGLDAIITQLLNQFENTGPPPADKEKIQALPTIQITQEHVDSGLECPVCKEDYTVGENVRQLPCNHLFHDGCIVPWLEQHDTCPVCRKSLSGQNTATNPPGLTGMNFSSSSSSSSSSSSPSNENSSNNS; translated from the exons ATGGCGGAGGCGTCGCCGCAGCCGGGCCGGTTcttctgccactgctgctcGGCCGAGATCGCCCCGCGCCTGCCC GACTACATCTGCCCACGGTGTGAGTCTGGTTTTATTGAAGAGCTTCCTGAGGAGCCCAG GAATGCTGACAATGAGACCAGCTCCTCCACGTCAGCCACTGATCAGAGCAGGCATCCTTTTGAG AACGTGGATCAGCACTTGTTCACCTTGCCCCCGGGCTATGGCCAGTTTGCTTTCGGCTTCTTTGACGACAGCTTTGAGTTTCCCTTCGGGTCCAACGTGCAGCCTGAAGACAACCGGGACTCGGAGAACCGGCGGGAGCGCGAGCACCAGTCCCGGCACCGCTACGGCGCCCGGCAGCCCCGCGCCCGCCTGGCCGCGCGCCGCGCCTCGGGCAGGCACGAGGGCGTCCCCACGCTGGAAGG AATTATCCAGCAGCTGGTCAATGGAATTATTGCACCGACCACAATTCCAAACCTAGGCCTGGGCCCTTG GGGAGTCCTGCACTCAAATCCAATGGACTACGCCTGGGGTGCCAACGGCCTGGATGCGATTATCACACAG TTACTGAATCAGTTTGAAAACACTGGACCGCCGCCAGCGGACAAAGAAAAGATCCAGGCCCTCCCCACCATACAGATCACACAGGAGCACGTAG ATTCCGGGTTGGAGTGCCCTGTGTGTAAGGAAGACTACACAGTGGGGGAGAACGTGCGGCAGTTACCGTGCAATCACCTCTTCCACGACGGCTGCATCGTCCCGTGGCTGGAGCAG CATGACACGTGTCCCGTCTGCCGGAAAAGTTTAAGTGGACAAAACACTGCCACAAACCCCCCAGGACTCACAGGGATGAACTTCTcgtcatcctcctcctcctcctcttcctccagctcACCAAGTAATGAAAACTCATCGAACAACTCATGA